A region of the Salvelinus alpinus chromosome 24, SLU_Salpinus.1, whole genome shotgun sequence genome:
TGTATATAAGTCAGCCATGGTTAATGACTGAGGTCAGGCGCAGTCCTCAAGTTGATACCAGGCTGTCAAGTAatatatttttcttcttcttttgcaTGCGAAAATGTATTATGAATGCAAATAAATGAACAAATACTATAACGAGGATAATTAGGATTATTGATCTAGGATACTTAGGTGATGATTAAATACTAATGGcaatgatagtagtagtagtagtggtggtaatatTAGTTGAAGaagcatacagtacagtaaatgtTATCATCATTCCCtcactccctcacgacgccaggtcagcggagtcaatcaccaccttccggagacacctgaaaccccacctctttaaggaatacctaggataggataaagtaatccttctaacccccccccccttaaaagagttagatgcactattgtaaagtggttgttccactggatatcataaggtgaatgcaccaatttgtaagtcgctctggataagagcgtctgctaaatgacttaaatgtaatgtaaatgtaaatcatttCCTAACCCTGTCTCTGTATGTATGTCTGCAGCACTAAGGAGTACCCGGTGGTCCCTCGCAGTACGGTGCGCCAGAGGGTGGGCACCAGCCAGAGCCCGTTCAGTGGGGAGGTGCAGGGTATTGCCAACCCCAGTGGCCTGGCCTCCCAGTACACCCAGTGTGAGAACGGGGCCACCAGCACCTCACAGGATCTCCTGCCCCAGTCTGGCTCCTACCCTCTCCCACACGAGCACAGCCAGGACTACCACTGCATCAAGAGAAAAGGTGGGCCAGGCTATCATGATATATGAGCCATACATGCTAATGGGATGGGTTGTTAGGAAGCATAAAAAAGGGAAACATAGTTGATtactaaagtaaaaatatgtaCAATGTTTTGTTCAGCTGATAGGAGTCTACAGTATGTGTACatactgtaactgtaactgtTTCATGTCGGTCCGTAGTGGAGGATGACTGTCACTCAGGGGAGCACACCTACAAGAAGGCTTACCTGGAGAGCTCCTCCAGCGAGGACGACCATTACTACCGTCCCGTCAGCTACCCACAGAGCCTGGGCCTGCCCGGGGGGCCCTACAGGACCGAGTCCGGCCAGAGGCAGGCCTGTATGTACGCTAGCGCCTCCCAGGGGGCCGAGCCCGTCCCCAGCTTGGAGGACATCAGCTGTAACACCTGGGCCGGCATCTCGCCCTACGGCAGCTGCTCCGTCACCACCATGCAGCCAATGGAGCGGCTGCCCTACCAGCACTTCTCCGCCCACTTCACCTCGGGGCCCCTGGTGTCCAGACTGAGTGGGGTGGCAGGCCACGCCTCTCCGCAGCTGGGTGACGCCCACCACGCCATGTACCAGGGCCCCATGGCCCATCAGACTCTGGGCCGCCAGTGCAGCCCCGGGGCAGGCATCCAGTCACCCACTGCAGGTCTCCAAGGCAACGAGTACCTGTACTCACATGGGATCCCGCGCACACTGTCGCCTCATCAGTACCACGCGGTGCACAGCGTCAGCATCATGCCAGAGTGGAATGAGAGCAGCTAAAAGGGTTTTCTTCATAGGAAAGATGAAGACGTTATAGAAAATAGGACAGTGATAAGGTGGGACTTTAGATAcatctatatttatattttttaagctATATACAGTATGGCAGTGCAGTCTCGTGAGATTAGTGGGTGATCCATGAATGCCTCGAGCATTGGACTTTGGTGCTCAGAGGAAGTGGGAATGTCTTTGCAGTTGACTTGTTACTGCGCCTACGGGCAAACATCACGAGGATGAGCAAAACAAGGTGGAGACAAGCATTAACCATTGAGTTTTAAGGAGTCTTATTAGGACAACTAAATACGAGTTTAAAAGCCAATGCTTTTGCATGAGGGACAGAAGTGACTTTATCAAGAGACTCCCATTTTTTAAATGTCCTGTTTTGATAGTGTATTATACATCTTGGTGCTTGAAGGATATGTTTTCTTCTTTTTCTGCTTCAAGTAGAAATCTTGTTGACCTTTATTCTGTAGATCTTTACATACTTTAGATTTTGTGCAAAAAAAAGTTTCCATTTTGTTTGGTGCTTTTGTAGTGAAACGCTTACTTTCTAAAACCATTCTACAGAAATTCAGAAGATGTGATAATTTTTTCTGTGGCTATTTTGAAAACATACTCGGTGAGTTGCTGGCCAGATTTGTCAATCAAAATGACAAAGGGCAGAAAACATTAGATACTTATATGAAAGACATTGTATTGCTCTGCTTTACTTTGAATACATGACCACCATATCCATGGATACGGGTGTGCATAACGGTGAGGTCATAGGCAGTTGACAGGTCAATAAGAtgacagtgtgttctgtagaggaAGTGTGTATTGATATCCTCTCTAACTCTGGCATGTACAACACACACTTTGACCTGGAAATATTTGGATGTGGTTTGCCGTTTGTCTGGGGAAGGTGTGTGAAAAATGTACCTGGTATTCGCTTGCAACGAAAGCTAAGAAACAAGAAACCTTCTGACATAGTGGTTCTCATTCAGACACTGCCCTTATAAGAGATATAAGCTAGAACCGGTGAAAAGGTGATTGCATATTTTTATTTTGGTCATTGAAAATACAATTTTTATTAGTCTATGTTGTACCCAGTAAATGTGTGTTGTTTCTCAATCTTTTCATTTATGCTCCTACAATTGGCACTTCTCCCACGAATACAGTCATGAACTCAACTGGAGCAAACAAAGATATGTATGGTGTATGACGCCTTTAACAATGTAGAATGCAAAGAACCAGAGGCAAAGATTGATAGAGACAAATAATCATAATATGAAATCATGGTCACTTCAGAGATTTTACGAGACATCAGTCAAAATACACGTAATTTCTGCCAATATATGGAAGTCATGTTATATGTTAAAGGTCAGTTTTATGTATGGACAAAGACTTATTTTTAAAATGCTTGTAGTTGATAGAGTGTTACTTGTCGATAGTATTTATTTTTTTCCTGTATTGTAAATCAACTTGTTCCTGTTGTATCGACAATGAAATGTGTTAGTCGGTCCGGTTCTTTTTGTTAATTTGTTATTTAGGCtaaatgtattttcttttttAATCATCCTGCTTTAGAAATCAGGACATTCATTTACAGTTGTCAAATGTCTAAGAAAGACAGAGATTGATTACTGTGGTGTAAATAAACACACATGTATATAGAATACGGAATACTTGCAATAAATTTAAAAGAGGATTCTGTATTTTCTGATTTGACCTGTGTTTTATTTTGATGGCGCTTACTGTTGAATTGTGACACCTAACAAAACTACTTAAACATAAAACATTGAATTCATAATTTGGGATCTATAGGACTCTGTACAGAGATAAGATGTTTGACTACAActctacatagatacagacagctatGCAAAACCATAAGAGACAATAATGTGATACACCAAAGTGTGGGGTAATGGACAAAAACTCTGACCATAGACTTTTTGCTCCTTTGTTTGTATACACATAATTTTTGTTAATGCAACAAATGTTAAATCTTGTCATCccaatgtaggcagcagcagtAACTAATTATACATACTTGTCCCCAGCTTCTCTTTATTCAATAGATAATCCTGGGGATTAAAGGTCTGCTGTCTGGCCAACCCCTCTGAAGCCCCTCATAaatcttctgtctgtctgtctacatgtGTTGTGCTGGTTTTGCCCCTTGGTGCAGTTGATTGGTTACCTTGGAAGACATATTGACCAGAGTTGACCACTCCTTGATCACTGTTTCCAACCACAGCCTGATGCTCACATTGTGCTCTTTTACAGAAGAGCTTGTTGTTGATCAGCCTAATGAAGCTTAGAAGGTCCTCAGAATCTCATATGAATCACTTCATGATCGGGACCATTTATGATGAAGTGTTCTCCCTAACATAACACACCATTTTTTTTATTATCTAATGGGAAGCTACAGTTGGGTCCAGAATTATTGGATGCCTTGATAAAGTTGAGAagaaagactgtataaaataaataattcaaattctgagctatatatatacagtggggagaacaagtatttgatacactgacaattttgcaggttttcctacttacaaagcatgtagaggtctgtaatttttatcataggtacacttcaactgtgagagaaggaatctaaaacaaaaatccagaaaatcacattgtatgatttttaagtaattaatttgcattttattgcatgacataagtatttgatacatcagaaaagcagaactgaatattttgtacagaaaccttagtttgcaattacagagatcatacgtttcctgtagttcttgaccaggtttgcacacactgcagcagggattttggcccactcctctatacagaccttctccagatccttcaggtttcggggctgtcgctgggcaatacggactttcggctccctccaaagattttctattgggttcaggtctggagactggctaggccactccaggaccttgagatgcttcttacggagccactccttagttgccctggctgtgtgtttcgggtcgttgtcatgctggaagacccagccacgacccatcttcaatgctcttactgagggaaggaggttgttggtcaagatctcgcgatacatggccccatccatcctcccctcaatacggtgcagtcgtcctgtcccctttgcagaaaagcatccccaaagaatgatgtttccacctccatgcttcacggttgggatggtgttcttggggttgtactcatccttctattcctccaaacacggcgagtggagtttagagcaaaaagctctatttttgtctcatcagaccacatgaccttctcccattcctcctctggatcatccagatggtcattggcaaacttcagacgggcctggacatgcgctggcttgagcagggggaccttgcgtgcgctgcaggattttaatccatgacggcgtagtgtgttactaatggttttctttgagactgtggtcccagctctcttcaggtcattgaccaggtcctgccgtgtagttctgggctgatccctcacattcctcatgatcattgatgccccacgaggtgagatcttgcatggagccccagaccgagggtgattgaccgtcatcttgaacttcttccattttctaataattgtgccaacagttgttgccttctcaccaagctgcttggctattgtcctgtagcccatcccagccttgtacaggtctacaattttatccctgatgtccttacacagctctctggtcttggccattgtggagaggttggagtctgtttgattgagtgtgtggacaggtgtcttttatacaggtaacgagttcaaacaggtgcagttaatacaggtaatgagtggagaacaggagggcttcttaaagaaaaactaacaggtctgtgagagccggaattcttactggttggtaggtgatcaaatacttatgtcatgcaataaaatgcaaattaattacttaaaaatcatacaatgtgattttctggatttttgttttagattccgtctctcacagtcgaagtgtacctatgataaaaatgacagacctctacatgctttgtaagtaggaaaacctgcaaaatcggcagtgtatcaaatacttgttctccccactgtatatatatacagt
Encoded here:
- the LOC139552282 gene encoding T-box transcription factor TBX5-A-like encodes the protein MADQDETVGLQNSPSGSESKELHSESKADKQNGTSGKSPSSQTTYIQQGMEGIKVYLHERELWEKFHEVGTEMIITKAGRRMFPSFKVKVTGLNPKTKYILLMDVVPADDHRYKFADNKWSVTGKAEPAMPGRLYVHPDSPATGAHWMRQLVSFQKLKLTNNHLDPFGHIILNSMHKYQPRIHIVKADENNGFGSKNTAFCTHVFPETAFIAVTSYQNHKITQLKIENNPFAKGFRGSDDMELHRMSRMQSTKEYPVVPRSTVRQRVGTSQSPFSGEVQGIANPSGLASQYTQCENGATSTSQDLLPQSGSYPLPHEHSQDYHCIKRKVEDDCHSGEHTYKKAYLESSSSEDDHYYRPVSYPQSLGLPGGPYRTESGQRQACMYASASQGAEPVPSLEDISCNTWAGISPYGSCSVTTMQPMERLPYQHFSAHFTSGPLVSRLSGVAGHASPQLGDAHHAMYQGPMAHQTLGRQCSPGAGIQSPTAGLQGNEYLYSHGIPRTLSPHQYHAVHSVSIMPEWNESS